DNA sequence from the Bacillus pumilus genome:
TTCAAAATTTCCATAAAATCGTTAGTTTTTAATGTTGTAGCCATGTTGAAACACTCCTTTAGGTTGTTTGAATCTTTTCGATGTTTTGTTGTATTCGGCTGAGCACATCAGTGAGAAGCTTTCGTTCTTCGTCACTTACGTTTTCAAGCATTTCTGAGATAAATCGTTCTTTTTCTTTTTTAGAAGCTTCGATTCTTGTTCTGCCTTCTTCTGTCAGACGAACAAGTGTGACTCGATTATCTTCTGGCTTTCTTCTGCGCGTGACCATTCCTTTTGCTTCTAACTGTTTTAAGTGACGCGTCACAGCCGCACTATCAATATTTACTTTTTTCTGCAAATCTGACTGGCTGATTTCGTCTGCTTGGAATAACAGTGATAGCAACTCTAGTCTTGATTGGCTGATGCCCGTGCATGCTTCGAACTTCACGCCCATCATACGGTTCACACACTGCAAACGGTATAATACCTCTGCTTCTTCAGAGCAAAATGCAGTCAATGCCATCCCCTCTTTTCTATTCAGATCAATTAGTTGATATATCAATCATTGACTCGTCAACTAATATACACCCATTATTTAATGAATGCAAGAGGTTTGTTTCATAAAGTGAAATTTTTTATCTCAATAGAAAAAGAAATGAACAAAAAAAGGACAAAAGCGGCAAAGCACTTTTGTCCTTTTTTCTTTATTCTGTGATCACAGTGTGAATGAGAGTTGGTGCATCAGCATGATCTGCGATGCGGATGTTGTCATAAATTTTCTCCACGACATTCGCAACATCTTCACGACTTGCATGAAGTGTCACGAGTGAATCTCCTTTTTCAACACGATCGCCGACTTTTTTGTTCAGCATGATGCCGACAGATAGGTCGATCTCGTCCTCTTTTGTCGCACGTCCTGCTCCAAGAATCATCGCTGCAACACCGATCTCGTCTGCGACGATTTCAGCAACCACACCTGATTCCTTTGCAGGAACGTCGATTTGGTAAGGGGCTTGCGGCAGTTTTTCCGGCTGATCTACAATCGAGCCGTCCCCACCTTGATTTTCTAAGAATTCCTTGAATTTCTCAAGTGCTTTGCCGTTTTTCATGACTTCAATTAGCTTTTCTCTTGCTTCATCAAGCGTTTCTGCTTTTTTCGCAAGAACGACCATTTGACTTCCTAAAGTGAGCACAAGCTCGTTTAAGTCTTCAGGGCCTTCGCCTTTAAGCGTATCAATCGCTTCTTTCACTTCAAGGGAATTTCCAATCGCTAATCCTAGCGGCTGAGACATATCAGAGATGACAGCCATCGTTTGTCTGCCAACGTTGTTTCCGATGCGGACCATGGCTTTTGCAAGCTTCTCAGAGTCTTCAGGTGTTTTCATGAAAGCACCTGCACCTGTTTTCACATCTAGTACGATCGCATCTGCGCCAGCAGCAATTTTCTTACTCATAATAGAGCTTGCAATGAGCGGGATGGAGTTAACGGTTCCTGTCACATCACGAAGGGCATAAAGCTTTTTATCCGCTGGTGTCAGGTTGCCTGATTGACCAATGACCGCTACTTTATGACGGTTCACAAGCTCGATGAATTCGTCTTTTGTAATTTCTACGTGGAAGCCTTTTACCGCTTCAAGCTTGTCCACTGTACCGCCTGTATGTCCAAGGCCGCGGCCAGACATTTTCGCAACAGGTACATCAAGTGCAGCCACAAGAGGAGCGAGTACAAGCGTTGTTGTATCGCCTACACCGCCTGTTGAGTGCTTGTCTACTTTAATACCCTCAATGGCAGAGAGGTCAATCGTGTCTCCCGAGTTCGCCATAGCGAGCGTTAAGTCTGCACGTTCTTGATCCGTCATATCTTGGAAGAAAATTGCCATAGCCAAGGCACTTGCTTGGTAGTCAGGAATTGTTCCGTCCGTATATTCTTTGACAAAGAAAGAAATTTCCTCTGAAGATAATTCTTTTCCGTCACGTTTTTTTGCAATGATATCTACCATTCTCATTGTTTTCACCATTCCTTTTTTTAAATTAGTAAATCAAACCGACAATGCCTGCTGTTAAGAAGCTGACAAGTGTTGCACCAAATAGAAGCTTTAATCCAAAGCGTGCGACAACGTTCCCTTGTTTTTCGTTTAAGCCTTTGACTGCTCCAGCAATGATACCGATAGAAGAGAAATTCGCAAATGATACAAGGAATACAGAAATGATCGCTTCTGTACGAGCAGTGAAATGGAAAGCATCACCGGACAGGATTTGCATTGCCACAAATTCGTTGGAAACCATTTTCGTTGCCATAATGCTTCCTGCTTGTACTGCTTCGCTCCAAGGTACACCAACAATAAAAGCAAATGGGGCAAATACATAACCAAGTACATCTTGGAAAGAAACACCGATGACAGCTGTAAAGATTCCATTAATCATCGCAATTAATGCAACGAATCCAATCAACATCGCAGCGACAACAATCGCTACTTTGAAACCATCCATAATATATTCGCCAAGCATTTCAAAGAAGGATTGCTTTTCTTCTTCTACAATTTCAATCATGTCTTCGTCCTTAGCCACTTCATAAGGATTGATGATAGACGCAATAATAAATCCACCAAATAGGTTTAACACGAGTGCTGTTACAACATACTCTGGTTTAATCATTTGCATGTATGCACCAACAATGGACATCGATACAGTTGACATCGCAGATGCACACAATGTATAAAGACGTTGTTGAGGTAATAATCCAAGCTGTTTCTTAATGGAAATAAAGACTTCTGATTGACCTAAAATCGCAGACGCTACTGCGTTGTAGGATTCTAGTTTCCCCATTCCATTTACTTTACTAAGCAAATACCCGATTCCGCGTACGATAAGCGGGAGGATACGCCAATGCTGTAGGATACCGATCAATGCCGAAATAAAGACGATCGGCAGTAAGACATTGATGAAGAAAGTTGATGCCTTATCATTCATTAATCCGCCAAATACGAAGTTGATTCCTTCACCGGCATAGCCTAGAAGCATTTGGAATCCCCTTGCAAAGCCCCCGACTAGGAAATTTCCAACACCTGTATTGAGCAGAATATAACCTAAAATAAATTGCAGTACAATCATGACAATTACTGGACGGAATTTTACTCGTTTTTTGCCGTTACTAGCCAGCCATGCAATGGCGAGAATCACCAGCAAACCGATGATACCAATCACGTATTTCATATTTTTCCTCCTCGAATGAATTCGTTTACATTAATGCGATTGAATGGAACAAACCCTATTTCGTAAACAAATTGCGGAAGAAATTCCCAGAAGTGAGATCCTTCCGCATATGACTTTTTCATCATTTATGAGTCACGAATGTTATCCTACCATAGGATCGTATGAATTAATAGTCTTTCGAAGGAGCTGATTGATCCCCTTTGATAATAGAAACGCCTGCACTCGCACCAATTCGGGTAGCGCCTGCAGCTAGCATTGCCTCAACATCTTCTTTTGTTCTCACGCCGCCTGATGCTTTCACACCGATGTCAGGTCCTACTGTTTTACGCATTAATGCGATGTCCTCAGCAGTTGCACCGCCTGTACTAAATCCAGTCGATGTTTTCACAAAATCAGCGCCAGCTTTCACTGAAAGCTCACAAGCTTTGACTTTCTCTTCATCTGTGAGTAAGCACGCTTCAATAATGACTTTCACAAGTGCCTTCCCTTTTGCTGCGTCTACAACTGCACGAATATCTTGCTCAACTGCATCATATTCGCCGTCTTTCAATGCCGCGATATTGATGACCATGTCCACTTCGGTTGCACCGTTCTCAATTGCATCCTTTGTTTCGAATGCTTTTACTGCTGTTGTGTTTGCACCTAGCGGGAAACCGATGACTGTACAAATATCAACGCCTGTTCCTGCTAGTTCTTTCGCCGCAAGAGACACCCATGTTGGATTCACACAAACAGATGCGAACTGATGAGTCTTTGCTTCTTCAAGTAACTGCATGATTGCAGCTTTCGATGTATCTGGTTTTAGTGCTGTATGATCAATAAGATTTGCTATCGTCATGCTTACACTTCCTTTTAATTATGATACTTTCATCATATATGACCGATGAACATTTGTAAACATAGTTATGAAATTTTGTTCATCTATTTTGTGACATTTAAAAGAGCCTTTGCTGTATGCTGATCGATCATCAATACGTTCGCATATTTTCCTCTTAGTGCCCCGTGGATAGAAGCAACCTTGCGATGTCCGCCAGCAACAAGAATAGAGCGTTCTTTTGTCCTTAAATCATCAAGCTCCACGCCAATCGTACGGTTGTTAATCGCTTCACTGCAAATGCGTCCTTCTTGATCATAAAAGCGCGAACAGATGTCCCCAACGCTGGATGCTTTGAGCAGTGCTTTTTCTTCTTCGCGGAAGTAACCAAGTCTAAACAAAAGGGCTTCATCTCTTACCGTTCCAACAGTGAACACAGCAATATTCGCCTGTTTGCCCATTTCAATGATGCGCTGAATATGTCTGTCCTGTTCAACCATCTCCTTGACGGCAGCACTATCAAATACAACAGGAAGTGGTAAATAGCGCGGTGCTGTTTGAAAGGCCTCGGCAAACAGCTGGATGGTTTCCGCAGAATATGTATTCACATGGGAGTGGCTAATCCCACCCTTCAGCTGGACAACCTCTACACCTTTGACCTGTTTAGGTTGCATCTTTTGAGCAATTTGATACATGGTGGTTCCCCAGCTCACACCAACGATATCACCGTCTTTTACTGTGTTTTGCAAGTACTCAGCACCAAATTGGCTCAAGTATTCGGTGATCGTTGGATAATCATCTTTGGGCGAAAACACCACATGAGCTTCGAGCAGGTCATATTTTTCCTTGAGCAATGAAGACAGCTCATTCAAGTCTTCAAACGGGTCCATTACCGTTATCTGGACGTACCCCTTCTCCTTCGCATATTGAAGCAGCCGAGATACAGTTGGTCTCGACAGGTCGAGCTGTTTGGCAATTTCCTGCTGGCTGTAATCCGATAAATAATACAGCCTTGCCGCTTCAATACTCAGTTGTTGTTTCTCCCGATCCATTCGTACGCCTCCTTTTTCTTCTATCATAACAAATTGTTCAACTTATCATGCACAAATGTTCATTTGAAGAAAATCGTATAGGCGGCTTGGAAGGTCTCATTCTTCTCTAAAGTTTGAATACCGAACTTTTCCTTGTACTGCCCATTCGTCCCTTCAACATCGGCAATACCGTACCAAGGCTCAATACAAACAAAAGGAGCCATTGTGCTCGTTTCTTGATGATAAGGTGACCAAATACCAACGAACGGAAAACCAGTGAGATCAAACTCAACCCCGTGACCTGCCTGAGACACCAATGACACTCGATTGATATGACTAAAGATCATCGCATCATGCTGAAAAAGCTCTGGTCGAAGCTGAATTGGTTTAAGCTGAATGCTTTTTTCTTTCTCCCTGACAAGTGAATTTTTTAGTTCATATTGGACAGGAAGATGCTCAGTAGAAGGCGTCAATGTCAGGGAATAATCTGCTGTGCGCTCTCCTTCAATTAGCGGAACTTGAAATGCGGGGTGACCTCCGATGGAGAAATACATCGTGTCATCTCCGACATTATCAATTTCCCAGGAAATCATCAGACCATTTTCCGACAGCTCGTATCGAATACGGGCGGTAAATTCAGAGGGATACTGCTCGATGTGGCGGCCTTTTGATTCATATTGAAAGGTCACTGTATGTTTCGTTTCTTCATGTAAATCAAAATCAACATCACGCAAGAATCCATGCTGCGTGAGCTCATAGGTTTGATCATCTATCTTGTATTGGTCATTCTTTAATCGTCCAACAATCGGGAATAAGACAGGCGACACCCTGCCCCAGTATGCAGGATCGCCAGACCACATATATTGACGTCCACTTTCCTTATGAAGCACCTCTCTGACCTCGGCACCCCTCTCATTGATCTGAATCAATAACTGATCATTTTCAATTGTTCTCATTTCACACATCCCCTTTCCATCTTCTTTTATTATGACAGGGATTTTGGTTTTGAGTATAAAAATAAGGCAGCCTTCCTTACCATCAATTCTTTCTTTATATAAAAATTTTAAAAAAAGACAGAAATTCGCCAACAAAATGTGATGCTGATTCGTCTAATCTTATATAAAATAAAAGAATCGTTGCTCTTTTGGAGTGACAACAAAAAAGAAGCTTTTTGACATAAATGGGGGATTCATTTTCATGAGCAGCAAGGAGAATCGTTTACGTTATATATTAGGACTAGATGGGCTAAGAGCCGTTGCTGTATTGGCGGTCATTGCTTATCACTTACATATTGGACCTGCAAGCGGCGGGTTTCTTGGCGTTGATTTGTTTTTTGTGATTTCTGGTTACTTGATTACAACGATCTTGTTACATAAGCAGGATTTGGGTTATCAAGAGCTTTTACCATTTTGGATGGGCCGAATCAGAAGGCTCCTTCCAGCTGCTTACGTGATGATTTTCTTAACCGTCAGCTGGTGTGCAATTGCGGGTTCGAATGCACTATTGTCCATTCGTGGCGATGCCTTATCGTCCTTTTTTTATGTCAGTAACTGGTGGTACATTTTCCATCAGCTGTCTTATTTTGATAGCTTCAACGCTGTATCTCCACTGAAAAATTTGTGGTCTTTGGCGATAGAAGAGCAATTTTATATCATTTGGCCGGTACTATTGATTGCTGGGCTAAAATGGGTGAAAAATAGATCCCATCTGCCAATGATCACCTTTGGCCTTGCACTTGTCTCCGCCTTATGGATGGCAATCCTTTATTCACCCGATACGGACCCAAGCAGGGTTTATTATGGAACAGATACTCGTGCATTTGCGCTTCTGATTGGGTGCAGCCTAGCATTTGTATGGCCCATGCAAAGACTGTCCAGCAAAAAGCTCCTTCCTGTTGGCAGACGTATTTTACATATCGCTGGTTTTGGTTCGTTTGCGGTTTTTCTTCTATGTGTTTATGCAGTGGACGAATTTGACGGCTTTCTCTATCAAGGCGGCATGCTTTTATTCTGTCTTAATGCAGCGATTTTAATTGCGTGCATCTGCCACCCTGCAAGCCTATTGGGAAAATGGCTCTCCTATCAGCCGCTCGTCTGGATTGGAAAGCGTTCTTATGGTATTTACCTGTGGCATTATCCCATCATCGTGCTGACCACCCCTGTCATTGAAATTGGACAGCCTTCTATGGGGCGTGTCGCATTGCAGATCATTGCCATTTTACTTATCGCAGAGGCCTCTTACCGCTTCATCGAACAGCCGATTCGCCGGCTTGGCTTCACACAATATTTTGCCTCTTGGTCTATTTGGAAAAAGGGATTCAAACAATGGTCTACGTCTCATAAAGTGTTCCTTGGAATCACTGCAGCTCTTTTAATCTTATTTACCATTGGCATGTCCAGTTCGTCCCATACGTCTCCACATGCCAAGGAAGTGACACAAATTAAGACGGCACCGAAAAAAGCAGGAGACTCTACGGAATCGAAAACGAAAAAAAAGAAAGAAAAACACGAGAAGAAAGCAGCAGATCAGAAGCAGTTTCACCAAATTCTTGCTATTGGTGATTCCGTCATGCTGGACATAGCGCCGAATCTTGAAAAGGCATATGCACAAATCACCATCGATGCAAAGGTTGGCAGACAAATGAACGAAGCCGTCAGCATCGCTCCTCAGTATGCTTCATTTAATCAATCTGATGCCGCTGTTATCATTGAGCTTGGCACGAATGGCTATTTTACTGAGGGCACATTGACAGCATTCATTCAGCAATTTTCAAAGGCGCACATTTTCCTTGTGAACACGAGAGTCCCAAGGTCTTGGGAAAGCGATGTGAATGCAGTCATTCAGCGAGTGGCCGATCAACATGCCAATGTGACCCTGGTCGATTGGCATTCAGCCGCTACCGGACAGCCTTCTTATTTTCAGCCTGATGGTGTTCACCTTTCAACAAAAGGCTCTGATACATTGACACAGCTCATTACAGCAAGCATCAAGAAAAAAGGAGATGTGTCATCGTCATAAAAAGACTAGCATCCTGCTAGTCTCAGCGTGTAGACAAACTCTCGCATTCGTTGTTAGGTCTGCGCGCTGGTGCTCACGAATGTTCAATTCGCTCCGCAAAAGTAGCTGCCCTTCCTAGACTTCAAAGGTTTTCTATCACGCTGAAAAGAAGACAAAGTGCTAAAATAAACATCATTTTAGCACTTTGTCAACAATCTAAGACTAACATCCTGCTAGTCTTCTTTTATGCCGTTAAAAGGCTGGCTTTCAGCGCTAACACACGCTTTTCCTTCGTTTTTTGATCCACCAACGCAAAATCACCATTCTCATACGCTAATGAAAATAATTGTTCGATATGAAACACACCTGTCTGAAAGCGCCTGCCCAATAAATGCAGTGCCGCAGCAGAGGCGACTTGAGCTGTTGCTTGAGACTCATCATGCCCTTTGATTCCAAGTGCTACTTGATGAATCTTGTTCCTCTCCATTCCTGTCGCCTCCACTTTCAATGCATATTGATCTGTTCCCATTTGAGCAGATTGAATCATAGAAATGGCTCGTTCCTTGATTTTCGGCACAGTGAGAAGGGACGTCATTCCAAGGCTCCTTGTGAAGGCAAATGCCCGCGTTGCCGCGCGAGAATCAAAACAAATCCTTGTTGTCACAGAAGGCACGCTGAGCGTCAAAGGCAATGTCTGCTGATCAGAGAAGGGGAACTGATAGGCTTGCCGCTTTCCAAGTTTCACACCAAAATCTATACGCTTGCCTCCAGTAAAGCTTTTGACTCTTTTACGCTGATGATGCTCAGTAACCACATAGTCAGTATGGACATTGTCAAGCGTCCATTCAATGGCGGCTTTTCCATGCTGATCACCCAATCCAAGCATAATCCCTATATCTATTTGATTCACTGATGAGAGCATAGATGCTGCTTTCCCTGCCAATAAATTCGTAAGGCCAGGCGCAAGCCCGACGCTGAGTAAAGCCGTTGCACTGGTGTGCTGGTGATCCAGCTTTGCCATCTGTTCCATGTACGCCCCTTTCGCAGAGATATCTATATAATCAATGCCTGACCGCAGAACTGTTTCAGCAAATGACGGGTCTTCTTGATCAAGGCACATGATCACCAGTTTTGTTTGATCCACCCAGTCCGAAAATAACGGCTCACTGACATCTAGTTGATAGGGAAGAACTTTCCCTTTTGTCTGGCGTGAAAATTTCTCAGCTTTCTCATAGCTTCTGCCTGCCGCTACAATTTGTCCGGGATACACTTCGCTTAGCTCAAGACATATTTGCTGTCCAACATGTCCATAGCCGCCTATCACCATCACCTGTGATCTCATTTCTTATCCGCCTCTCTACGACCTCGCTTGCAAACAAGCCCCTTAATCATTCCTGCCTGAAAATAAGGTCTGATGTCTTCAAATCCTGCTTTGATTAAATGCTCTTTTATCTCTTCCTCGGGAACAGGGTGTGTCGCGCTTCCCAGCCTGTCTTTAAAGGACGTAAACACTTCTTTTTCTAGACCTTGCCGCTGCATGAAAAGAGAAAGCATGTGAAGCTCCTGTTGAAATGCTTGGGACTTCATCTCTCCCTGTATAAATGCCAACATAAACGGCGCATCTGGTTGAAGCCTGCGGGCAATCTCTTCTAAAAAGAGCTGGCGCTTTTCTATAAAATGAATCACAAGCAAGCTCACCGCTGCATCGTAAACAGGTTCAGCTGAAACCTTATCTAATGAGGCCTCATGCCATGTGACACGCGATTCCATCTCAAGCTGTGCAACTCGCTGTTTCGCCATGTCCAGCATAGAAGGTGACGGATCGACCCCTGTGATGAGCCAGTCTTCTTTTCTTTGAAGCATATTGATGATCTCTTCACCCCCGCCCGCTCCAACAGTCAGGATGCGGGAAGCCGCTCCCTTTAATTCAGTTTCTAATACGTCTATTGTCAATTCATGCAATAGCTGATAGCCGGGTACTTTATAGGCAATCGTCGCTGCATATGACTCAGCAACGGGATCGTGCCAATGCTGGTTTCCTTTCATGTCCTTCTCCTCCAGTTCCTTTCCGCTTTTACATCGTTTCCTGTACACTAATGGTATGACCTCTTTATTGTAAAAAGAGACACCAGAAAACACGATCCCTAAAAGTGGGGATTTTTGAGGAGGAGATCATGTGACCAATCCAGCCACTCATTTTCAGCAGCTGAGACAACACATTCGGGACGAGCTTGCTACCGTCCTTGATTTTGATGCCGCCTGTATCACGACCATCGATCCAGCCACTCTCCTCTCGACAGGTTCCTTCACAGATGAACCGATTGAAGACATTCATGACCAGCTGTTTCAAAATGAGTTCTTAAAAAAGGACGTACATCAGCATGAGTCTCTAGCCAAAGGCCCCGTTCATGCTGCGAGCCTAGTCCAAAGCGGAGAATATCTCAACAGTGAGCGCTACCAAGACATTTTGTTACCTAAAGGATGGTCTGATGAATTGCGGGCAGCTCTTGTGATTCAAGGAGAATGCTGGGGCATTGCCAGCCTCTATCGTCTAAAGAACAAGGAACCTTTTCAAGAACAAGATATTCGAGCGGTCATCGAACAAACGCCTAGACTCGCAGCCAAGCTGAGAGATGAACTTTTCAGGAAAAGAGATACCGAAGAGGACGCGGCGGCGGAGCAGCAGGGCTTCCTCATTCTCTCGCACGATTACAACCTTCTTTATGGAAATGAGACGGGTCTTCATTGGCTTCAGACGTTTCAAGTCTTTGAACAAATCCATGACAGGGCGGTTATGCCGCGCCCGTTTAGAGCATTAGGGGCAAAACTTTTATACGGTGGCATCGACCAAACAGCGGCAAGCATGACGAGATTGCCTACGGGGCTGTTCCTCTCGCTTCAAGCATTTCGATTAGCGCAGGCAGCCGGTCAGGAAGAGGCTGTCATGATTCACATCAAGAGAGCCCAAACCAATGATATTCTTCCTTATGCGGCAAAAACGTACAAGCTGACAGAAAGAGAGATGAACGTCCTCGACTGCTTATTAAAAGGACAGTCTACAAAGGAAATTGCCAGCACTTTATTTATTTCAACCCATACCGTCCATGATCATGTGAAGGCGATGCTACAAAAGACAAATTTGAGCAGCAGACGGATGCTTGTTTACTTTTTCTCTCACATATAAAAAAGCGGCTACCTCACTGGTAGACCGCTTTTTCGTTTATTTCCCTAAAACTAACTCATGCAGGACATGTGCAACGCCGGCTTCATTATTGGACTTTGTCACAACATCCGCTACTGCTTTGACATCATCAATGGCATTTCCCATGGCAACACCACAGCCCGCAAATTCCAGCATCGATACGTCGTTCCCATTGTCACCAATGGCCATGACCTCTTCACGAGCAATCCCCAGTTCTTTCGCTAGAAGCTTCACGGCATTCCCTTTGCTGACTTCAGGATGCAGGATTTCAAGGAAGAAATCTGTACTTTTCACCATCATGTACTTGTCTTTTACTTCAGATGGAATGGCTTGTATCGTCTTTTCCAACCGTTCTGGCTGATCAATATACATCATTTTCGGAAGTCTCATTGAAGGATCTGCCTCTTCAACAGGTAAATATTTAAGCGGCAGCTTTGTTAAATAAGATTCAAGTACTGTGTACTCACTAATATCACGATTCGGTGTGTACAAATGAGCGGAATCGAAATAATGCATCGGTGTATCGAGCTCACGGCTCAGCTTATATAAAGAAGTTAAATCCTCATAGGATAACGTCAGTTCTGACACCACTTCATTTGTGTGACTGTTTTGGACGAGCGCCCCATTATAGGCAATCACATAATCTCCCTCTTGATTAAGCTGAAGATCATCTAAATAGCGATTCACTCCGCCAATAGGCCGTCCTGTACATAACACAATTTTAACGCCCTCTGCTTTCGCCTGTTGAATGGCTTCAAACACCTCATCCGGCACCATATGTTGATCATTTAATAACGTACCATCCATATCAATTGCAACTAATTTATACATTCACTGGTCCCCTTTTCTCAGCAAAAAACGTGCTGCACTATTTTGAGCCATCATCTATATGATGACAGGTTATATCATTACTATTTACCTATTTTAGCCTATCGTTTTTTCATCACGCTGTCTACTTGTTCTCACTGTAACAAAATTGTCATATGCCTTCTCTATTATATCGTATTCTATTCATCCTGCTTTAAATAGAGTTTCTACCCTTTTCCAACGGGAAAATGAAGACAAATGTTCACCACTGAATATTTTGAAACTAGCAAATCTAATTGTATGATGGATAGCAAAGAAAGGAGGTGCAGGGAATGCTTACGTTTACTAGAGGTAAATTGTCAAAAATGTCTGGTGTGCATATTGAAACCATTCGTTTTTATGAAAATGAGGGTGTGCTCCCCGAACCAAAGAGAGCACATAACGGCTATCGTTTATATGATAAAAAATATGTACTCATGCTATCCTTTATCACAGAAGCAAGAAAGCTAGATTTCTCACTCAAAGAAATTCGTGAAATTATTAAATCGCTATTTGAAAAACAATCAAAGACAGAAGCTGAACAGCTGCTCGAACAAAAAGTTGAGGATATTCAACACTCCATTCAAGAGTTAAAGAAGAGGAAAGCTGCCATTCAATTATTAACAAAACAAACATTAGCGAACATCAGCTAATTGTAAGGGTTGCCAAAGATGTGCCAGTGTTTGCCACTGGCGCCCCTCTACGCCCAGGTCTCAAGTGCGCGTACGATTCAAACATCAGTTATACTAGAGACAGCTTTACTTGATATCAAACGAGTGGAAGGGGTTTTGAATAGAATGAACATTGCAACCATTGGAACAGGTGTGATTGTGGAAAGCTTCTTGCAAGCGATTGAACAGCTTGATGGCGCTTCTTGTCATGCCGTCTATTCAAGAAAGGAAGCAACGGCAAAGAAGCTCGCAGACCAATTTGGTGTAAAAACGACTTATACGGATTTAATGGCTATGCTAGAAGATCCAAACATTGACGCTGTTTATATTGCATCACCGAATCGATTACATAGCGAGCATGCCACGGCCGCATTAAGAAACGGAAAACATGTGATTTGCGAAAAACCTTTCACCTCTAATGTCAAAGAGCTGGAAGCCTTAATCGCACTCGCAAAGGAAAAGCAGCTTCTCCTATTTGAAGCCATTACGACCGTTCATATGCCAAACTATCATTTAATCAAAAAACACCTTCATCAATTAGGTAAAATCAAACTGGTTCAATGCAACTATAGTCAATATTCAAGCAAATACAATCAGCTGCTAGCCGGCGAAACGCCTAATGTCTTTAACCCTGAATTCTCAGGAGGAGCGTTGATGGATATTAATATTTATAATGTCCATTTCATCATGAATCTCTTCGGATCACCGGAGCAGATCCGCTACCAGGCAAACCGTCATCCCAATGGCATCGATACATCTGGTGTTTTGACTTTCACCTACAATGATTTCATTGCGACAAGTGTCGGCAGTAAGGATACAAGCAGCATGAATTTTGCATTGATTCAAGGAGAAAAAGGCTTCATTCATGTGAAAAATGGGGCGAATGGCTGCGAGGAAGTGCTGCTT
Encoded proteins:
- a CDS encoding Gfo/Idh/MocA family protein, which gives rise to MNIATIGTGVIVESFLQAIEQLDGASCHAVYSRKEATAKKLADQFGVKTTYTDLMAMLEDPNIDAVYIASPNRLHSEHATAALRNGKHVICEKPFTSNVKELEALIALAKEKQLLLFEAITTVHMPNYHLIKKHLHQLGKIKLVQCNYSQYSSKYNQLLAGETPNVFNPEFSGGALMDINIYNVHFIMNLFGSPEQIRYQANRHPNGIDTSGVLTFTYNDFIATSVGSKDTSSMNFALIQGEKGFIHVKNGANGCEEVLLHVNDQVISLNAQTNSNRLFYEAEAFQHIIETNNHEQCYTWLDESLSVMKVLDAARKDAGIVFPADQF